One Pleurocapsa sp. PCC 7327 DNA segment encodes these proteins:
- the panB gene encoding 3-methyl-2-oxobutanoate hydroxymethyltransferase — MAVTIQQLIQWKQQGHSLVALTAWDYGIARWLDEAGVDVILVGDSLAMVALGHPTTLPVTLDEMIHHAAAVRRGVKRSLVVCDLPFLSYQESISQAIHSSGRILKETGVQAVKLEGGNPAIAETVAKLTAIGIPVMGHVGLTPQSVHQLGYKQQGKTEGDAERILREAIALAEAGAFAIVLEHIPGDLAAQITAKLPIPTIGIGAGPHCDGQVLVTADLLGLSDRQPPFAKVYANLRQVIIRAAQEFAQEVREHRFPPSS; from the coding sequence ATGGCAGTTACTATCCAACAACTGATTCAGTGGAAACAACAAGGACATTCTCTCGTCGCCTTGACGGCATGGGACTATGGAATTGCTCGCTGGTTAGATGAAGCGGGGGTAGATGTCATTCTTGTCGGAGATTCACTGGCAATGGTAGCTCTCGGACATCCGACGACTTTGCCAGTAACGCTCGATGAGATGATCCATCATGCCGCTGCCGTGCGTCGAGGGGTGAAGCGATCGCTGGTAGTATGCGATTTGCCTTTTTTGAGCTATCAGGAAAGCATTAGCCAAGCGATCCACTCGTCAGGACGGATCTTGAAAGAAACGGGAGTCCAGGCCGTCAAGTTAGAAGGAGGGAATCCGGCGATCGCAGAAACCGTTGCCAAACTCACTGCCATCGGCATTCCTGTAATGGGGCACGTGGGATTAACACCTCAATCGGTGCATCAACTGGGTTACAAGCAGCAGGGCAAGACAGAAGGAGACGCAGAGAGAATTTTACGAGAAGCGATCGCGCTTGCAGAGGCGGGAGCATTTGCGATCGTCCTCGAACATATCCCCGGTGACTTAGCCGCACAAATTACCGCTAAACTCCCCATTCCTACCATTGGTATCGGTGCGGGACCGCATTGCGACGGACAAGTGTTGGTGACTGCCGATTTACTGGGACTTTCCGACAGGCAACCGCCCTTTGCTAAAGTCTATGCCAATTTGCGACAGGTTATTATACGAGCAGCCCAGGAGTTTGCCCAAGAGGTACGAGAGCATCGATTTCCACCATCAAGTTAA